In Paeniglutamicibacter kerguelensis, one genomic interval encodes:
- a CDS encoding AI-2E family transporter — protein MTIERGPGTGFSPAGRTVIMLAATAVAVIGLHLGRDLVTPALFAMVVVVTVHPVRGKLLKRGFPDWAAATAVVVVSWLVLLAILTLVLLGIAQFNQMIRDYGSELSDATAAAAGLLHGMGISVAEPSGIDPKVLLAAVAWLTGAVATLVIALAFVFTYILFMAFDARLIEGMTARFAKSHKRTITAFARYGSSVRRYYVINTIFGTVVAILDGLILWALGVPGAAAWMVLAFVTNYIPSIGFVIGLIPPLVLALVTGGWGTALVVLAAYCAINLVLQALVQPKFVSDAVQLNLTLTFFSVVFWSTVLGPAGAILSIPMTLLVRVVVLETDARTTFARWLTGDKSPG, from the coding sequence ATGACCATCGAACGAGGTCCCGGCACAGGCTTCTCTCCCGCGGGCCGCACGGTCATCATGTTGGCGGCCACTGCAGTTGCCGTTATTGGCCTTCATCTGGGGCGCGACCTCGTGACGCCGGCCCTCTTCGCGATGGTTGTTGTGGTCACGGTGCACCCGGTTCGCGGGAAATTGTTGAAGCGGGGCTTTCCGGACTGGGCGGCAGCCACAGCGGTGGTGGTCGTTTCCTGGCTCGTGCTGCTGGCCATCCTCACACTGGTGCTCCTCGGAATCGCGCAATTTAATCAAATGATCCGCGACTACGGCAGCGAGCTTTCGGACGCGACGGCGGCGGCGGCCGGGCTGCTGCACGGCATGGGCATCTCCGTGGCCGAACCCTCCGGGATCGACCCCAAGGTGCTCCTCGCTGCCGTTGCGTGGCTGACCGGCGCAGTTGCCACTCTTGTCATCGCGTTGGCATTCGTCTTCACGTACATCCTGTTCATGGCCTTCGATGCCAGGCTCATCGAGGGCATGACCGCGCGGTTCGCCAAGAGCCACAAGCGCACCATCACCGCCTTCGCGCGGTACGGGTCATCCGTGCGCCGCTACTACGTGATCAACACCATCTTCGGAACAGTCGTGGCGATCCTTGACGGGCTCATCCTGTGGGCGCTGGGAGTGCCCGGGGCCGCGGCGTGGATGGTGCTTGCGTTCGTGACCAACTACATCCCCAGCATCGGATTCGTCATCGGACTGATCCCGCCGTTGGTGCTTGCCCTGGTCACCGGCGGATGGGGAACGGCCCTTGTGGTGCTGGCGGCCTATTGCGCCATCAACCTCGTGCTCCAGGCACTCGTCCAACCCAAGTTCGTCAGCGATGCCGTGCAGCTGAACCTGACCCTCACGTTCTTTTCGGTGGTGTTCTGGAGCACCGTGCTGGGCCCGGCGGGTGCGATCCTGTCGATTCCGATGACGCTACTGGTGAGGGTGGTGGTGCTGGAGACCGACGCCCGCACGACGTTCGCACGCTGGCTGACGGGCGACAAGAGTCCGGGATGA
- a CDS encoding DUF1269 domain-containing protein has protein sequence MSELIVISFDSELQAEGAYKEIQVLQDNLVVELAGLALVKVDDKGKTHVEHPGGFGSVGMGAAGGALFGMLIGILFFIPFAGLIFGGLFGALFAGIDKTGLNAEFRERVKSAVTEGKSAVVLYATKITEDKFAAALAPYKGTVIQTSLSEADEKTLVHDLSEVK, from the coding sequence ATGTCAGAACTGATTGTGATCTCCTTCGATTCCGAACTCCAGGCTGAAGGCGCCTACAAAGAGATTCAAGTCCTGCAGGACAACCTTGTGGTCGAGCTCGCCGGCCTGGCGCTCGTGAAAGTCGACGACAAAGGAAAGACGCATGTCGAGCACCCGGGAGGTTTTGGCAGCGTCGGCATGGGCGCTGCCGGGGGAGCGCTGTTCGGGATGCTGATTGGCATACTGTTCTTCATACCCTTCGCCGGGTTGATCTTCGGAGGCCTGTTCGGGGCGTTGTTCGCAGGCATCGACAAGACCGGCCTGAACGCGGAGTTCCGTGAGCGGGTCAAGAGCGCGGTCACGGAGGGCAAGTCGGCCGTAGTCCTCTATGCAACCAAGATCACCGAGGACAAGTTTGCCGCAGCGCTGGCTCCCTACAAGGGCACCGTCATCCAGACCTCGCTCTCGGAGGCCGACGAGAAGACACTGGTCCACGATCTCAGCGAGGTCAAGTAG
- a CDS encoding DUF1214 domain-containing protein, translating into MSPLPVNVDNFARAESDRMFAAISHRAGGTGQWSHGKVPTAIDSQPVIRMNRDTLYSAAVVDVSKGATLGIPDVGDRYVSVMILNQDHYINTVLHEPGNHELSLADFGTDFVLVAARILVDPEDAADVAEVNALQDRLVISSTSSRAFELPDYNDASAASTRTALLDLAKGLSGLEYCFGSQQDVDPVRHLIGSAAGWGGLPEHEASYINVSPGLPAGKYSLTVGEVPVDGFWSLSLYNAEGYFQENGQGSYSVNNITGVPNADGTITINFGGSPDEPNSLPVMEGWNYLIRLYRPRAEVLEGRWQFPGISS; encoded by the coding sequence ATGAGTCCACTACCCGTAAACGTCGACAACTTTGCCCGCGCCGAATCCGACCGAATGTTCGCGGCCATCTCGCACCGTGCAGGTGGCACCGGTCAGTGGAGCCATGGCAAGGTGCCAACGGCAATCGATTCCCAACCCGTCATCCGCATGAACCGCGACACCCTGTATAGCGCGGCGGTCGTTGATGTCAGCAAGGGTGCGACCCTAGGCATCCCGGATGTGGGGGATCGCTACGTGTCGGTGATGATTTTGAACCAGGACCACTACATCAACACGGTGTTGCACGAACCGGGAAACCATGAGCTTTCCCTTGCCGATTTCGGTACCGACTTCGTGTTGGTCGCAGCCCGCATCCTGGTGGATCCGGAAGATGCAGCAGACGTGGCGGAAGTCAACGCCTTGCAGGACCGGTTGGTGATCTCATCGACCAGCAGCAGGGCCTTCGAGTTGCCCGACTACAACGATGCGTCGGCCGCTTCCACCCGTACGGCACTGCTTGACCTGGCCAAGGGGCTCTCCGGCCTGGAATATTGCTTCGGCAGCCAGCAAGACGTGGACCCGGTGCGCCACCTGATCGGGTCGGCGGCAGGATGGGGCGGACTGCCGGAACACGAGGCCTCCTACATCAACGTTTCCCCGGGACTTCCGGCGGGGAAGTACTCGCTGACGGTGGGCGAGGTGCCTGTCGACGGGTTCTGGTCGCTTTCGCTCTACAACGCCGAGGGCTATTTCCAGGAGAACGGGCAGGGCTCCTACAGCGTCAACAACATCACCGGCGTGCCAAACGCCGACGGAACGATCACCATAAATTTCGGCGGTTCCCCGGATGAGCCAAATTCCTTGCCTGTCATGGAAGGGTGGAATTACCTGATCCGCTTGTACCGCCCGCGCGCCGAGGTGCTTGAAGGACGATGGCAGTTCCCCGGGATCAGCAGTTGA
- a CDS encoding PLDc N-terminal domain-containing protein encodes MDFWASFWDIIWWFFVVFAFMAYLWAVLAIIIDLFHDHKLSGWWKALWFVFLIFVPFLTAVVYLIARGDGMAERSQKASRTRLESYEPYNRDVAGYSSSDEIAKAKILLDCGTISQAEFASIKLKALAK; translated from the coding sequence ATGGATTTCTGGGCGTCCTTCTGGGACATCATCTGGTGGTTCTTCGTCGTCTTTGCGTTTATGGCGTATTTGTGGGCCGTGCTCGCGATCATCATTGACCTGTTCCACGATCACAAACTCAGCGGCTGGTGGAAGGCCTTGTGGTTCGTCTTCCTGATTTTCGTGCCTTTTCTCACGGCGGTCGTGTACCTGATCGCTCGTGGAGACGGGATGGCAGAGCGCAGCCAGAAAGCAAGTCGCACGAGGCTGGAAAGCTATGAGCCATACAATCGCGACGTCGCAGGTTACAGCAGCAGCGATGAGATCGCGAAGGCGAAGATTCTTCTGGACTGCGGCACGATTAGCCAGGCCGAGTTTGCCAGCATCAAGCTCAAAGCGCTCGCAAAGTGA
- the dapB gene encoding 4-hydroxy-tetrahydrodipicolinate reductase yields MSAPLKVAVIGASGRMGAEAVKAVDSATDMKLVAALGRGDELQAIVDAGATHVVDLSVPASTEENVRFAVEHGLHAVVGTTGWDDAKRASLQELLAKNPGTGVLIAPNFALGSVLASAFAATAARYFESVEIIELHHPNKVDAPSGTAVRTAELIAAERAAAGVAPSPDATETQLEGARGAVVDGIHVHSVRLRGLVAHQEVLLGGEGEQLTLRHDSYDRASFMPGVLLGLRTVASRPGLTYGLDGYLELGR; encoded by the coding sequence ATGAGTGCACCACTAAAAGTCGCCGTCATCGGCGCATCAGGACGAATGGGAGCCGAGGCCGTCAAGGCCGTCGACTCCGCCACCGACATGAAACTTGTTGCGGCGCTGGGCCGCGGAGACGAACTCCAGGCCATCGTGGATGCCGGTGCCACCCACGTGGTGGACCTGAGCGTGCCAGCGAGCACCGAGGAAAACGTCCGCTTCGCTGTCGAGCACGGCCTGCACGCCGTGGTCGGCACCACCGGCTGGGACGATGCCAAGAGGGCCTCCCTGCAGGAACTGCTGGCCAAGAACCCGGGAACCGGCGTGCTCATCGCCCCGAACTTCGCCCTGGGCTCCGTGCTGGCCAGCGCCTTCGCCGCCACCGCCGCACGCTACTTCGAATCGGTGGAAATCATCGAGTTGCACCACCCCAACAAGGTCGATGCACCGTCGGGCACCGCGGTGCGCACCGCCGAACTGATCGCCGCCGAACGCGCCGCGGCCGGCGTGGCGCCGAGCCCGGATGCCACCGAAACCCAGCTTGAAGGTGCCCGCGGCGCCGTCGTCGACGGCATCCACGTGCACTCGGTGCGCCTGCGCGGACTCGTCGCCCACCAGGAAGTGCTGCTCGGCGGCGAGGGCGAACAACTCACGCTGCGCCACGACTCCTACGACCGCGCCTCCTTCATGCCCGGTGTCCTGCTGGGCCTGCGCACCGTTGCCTCCCGCCCGGGGCTGACCTACGGCCTTGACGGCTACCTCGAGTTGGGACGCTAG
- a CDS encoding tetratricopeptide repeat protein: MKTKIWVGAILLLFVFYLVAAFGSAARFITAAEPLAKVIGVAALVIPLVGVWILIREVLFGSRTQTMAGILESEGLLPEDNLPRTPSGRIVKAAADEDFVQYKEEVEANPESWKSWHRLALAYDAAGDRKRARESMRTAIGFYLADTKK, translated from the coding sequence ATGAAAACCAAGATCTGGGTCGGCGCCATCCTGCTGCTTTTCGTGTTCTACCTGGTTGCCGCCTTCGGCTCCGCCGCGCGCTTCATCACCGCCGCCGAACCGCTGGCCAAGGTCATCGGCGTCGCCGCGCTGGTGATCCCGCTGGTGGGCGTGTGGATCCTGATCCGCGAGGTGCTCTTCGGCTCCCGCACCCAAACCATGGCCGGCATCCTTGAATCCGAGGGCCTGCTGCCGGAGGACAACCTGCCTCGCACCCCGTCCGGGCGCATCGTCAAGGCCGCCGCGGACGAGGACTTCGTGCAGTACAAGGAAGAGGTCGAGGCCAACCCCGAGTCGTGGAAGTCCTGGCACCGGCTGGCGCTGGCCTACGACGCGGCGGGGGACCGCAAGCGCGCCCGCGAATCGATGCGTACCGCTATCGGCTTCTACCTGGCCGACACCAAGAAGTAG
- a CDS encoding sugar phosphate isomerase/epimerase family protein, whose product MRIGVDGSKIPHEATDTPFQILDKAKNYGLEGVYFRTILDVSPTLDHGLLAEVRAHADDLGLYLQMGLAKVNPYAAAEAPAVRRLGDGDYTRGMVKMIEAASQGAGVTDLWVACANYQKGLPGYHVFDRFRTDAPWADQLVAIEKFLKLLAPTAREHGIHMNIETHEEITSYEVVRLVEAVGPDTVGVTFDCANVVVRGEDPVAAARRVAPYTRATHLRDFVLGEQDGTFGRVFATIGQGVIDWDAVISILHAANPELPLSIENAGPTLHLPIGLDDPVWTALHPDLDPAEVTEIRRLATAYARQTAAGERPSIDTVRATEYNGEKMVLESADFLRSTLNRLGLRSFETAH is encoded by the coding sequence ATGCGCATCGGAGTTGACGGCAGCAAGATCCCACACGAGGCCACCGACACCCCCTTCCAGATCCTGGACAAGGCCAAGAACTACGGGCTAGAGGGCGTGTACTTCCGCACCATACTGGACGTCTCGCCAACCCTTGACCACGGGCTGCTTGCCGAGGTTCGGGCCCATGCCGACGACCTGGGACTCTACCTGCAAATGGGACTGGCCAAGGTGAACCCCTACGCGGCGGCAGAGGCCCCCGCGGTGCGCCGGCTCGGCGACGGGGACTACACCCGCGGCATGGTCAAAATGATCGAGGCCGCCAGCCAGGGCGCCGGGGTCACCGACCTGTGGGTGGCCTGCGCGAACTACCAAAAGGGCCTGCCCGGCTACCATGTCTTCGACCGCTTCCGCACGGACGCCCCGTGGGCCGACCAGCTGGTGGCGATCGAGAAATTCCTCAAGCTGCTGGCCCCGACGGCCCGCGAACACGGAATCCACATGAATATCGAGACCCACGAGGAGATCACCAGCTACGAGGTGGTGCGTCTGGTGGAGGCCGTCGGCCCGGACACCGTGGGCGTGACCTTCGACTGCGCCAACGTGGTGGTGCGCGGCGAAGACCCGGTGGCCGCGGCCCGCCGCGTCGCCCCATACACCCGCGCAACCCACCTGCGCGACTTCGTCCTGGGTGAGCAGGATGGCACCTTCGGGCGTGTCTTCGCCACCATCGGCCAGGGCGTGATCGACTGGGATGCGGTCATCTCGATCCTTCACGCGGCCAACCCGGAGCTGCCGCTGTCCATCGAGAACGCCGGGCCGACGCTGCACCTGCCGATCGGGTTGGACGATCCGGTATGGACCGCACTGCACCCGGACCTGGACCCGGCCGAGGTCACCGAGATCCGCCGACTTGCCACGGCCTACGCCCGGCAGACGGCGGCCGGCGAACGCCCCTCGATCGACACCGTGCGTGCCACCGAGTACAACGGGGAGAAGATGGTCCTCGAATCCGCCGACTTCCTGCGCAGCACACTCAACCGGCTGGGGCTGCGCAGCTTCGAGACCGCGCACTAG
- a CDS encoding ABC transporter substrate-binding protein: MRSTLTRAVAALGAALLALTGCGTVPNAASGEDRPFTINWSTQLTNIDPAFVCAGDDNSFASNFYARLVALDTDTQEDGTVVASTSPDRIQPDLAESWTVSEDGTNYTFKLREGAKFANGNPLDAEAVRYSIMRNLTIGACGALALQIGLTDPPLIKDVVVVDPATVRLELSRAYPSILVTLAQSRGSIYDPVEIKAHGEDRKGVPNQWLASHTASSSGPYELDTYVPNNHAILKRNPNYHGKPALEETVRINFITSVPTLMLQARRGQADVTLGLPPYVVDQLRSEDCCKVASAPSLSPVTVSMNNQEGNSANAKLREALTHSVPYDQIIEEVAHGFADSYYGPFPPDVPGFNKELSVPRTMDKELARRLVAESGIENPTIDLMINPAAPSVSTLATILKAGWEEIGVKVNIDSQTPTSFATRFNTGKYGSALLFEGAGSVAAYELRKKMTCGSNFNNQHICIDGTTELLDELGRIPDLKDQQPVIDALTEKWLENSSTIVLYRARFTAVLARDVNHFKYSSSLRFSEWGR, from the coding sequence ATGCGTAGTACCTTGACCCGCGCCGTGGCTGCACTGGGTGCAGCGCTGTTGGCGCTGACTGGCTGCGGCACCGTGCCGAACGCGGCCTCCGGGGAGGACCGTCCGTTCACGATCAACTGGTCCACCCAGCTGACCAACATCGACCCTGCCTTCGTCTGCGCGGGCGACGACAATTCCTTTGCAAGCAACTTCTACGCCCGGCTGGTGGCCTTGGATACGGACACCCAGGAAGACGGCACGGTCGTGGCCAGCACCAGCCCGGATCGGATCCAGCCTGACCTGGCCGAGTCCTGGACCGTCTCCGAGGACGGCACGAACTACACCTTCAAGCTGCGGGAAGGCGCCAAGTTCGCCAACGGCAACCCACTGGATGCCGAGGCGGTGCGCTATTCCATCATGCGCAACCTGACCATCGGCGCATGCGGCGCGCTGGCCCTGCAGATCGGCCTGACCGACCCGCCGCTGATCAAGGACGTGGTTGTTGTGGACCCGGCCACCGTGCGTTTGGAGCTCTCCCGCGCGTATCCCTCGATCCTGGTCACACTGGCCCAGTCCCGCGGCTCGATCTACGACCCGGTGGAAATCAAGGCCCACGGCGAGGACAGGAAGGGCGTCCCGAACCAGTGGCTCGCCTCGCACACCGCCAGCAGCTCCGGGCCCTACGAGCTGGACACCTACGTGCCGAACAACCACGCCATCCTCAAGCGCAACCCGAATTACCACGGGAAGCCGGCGCTGGAGGAAACCGTGCGCATCAACTTCATCACCTCGGTGCCGACCCTGATGTTGCAGGCCCGTCGCGGCCAGGCGGACGTCACCCTGGGCCTGCCGCCCTACGTGGTGGACCAGCTGCGCAGCGAAGACTGCTGCAAGGTGGCCAGCGCCCCGTCGCTGTCGCCGGTGACGGTGTCAATGAACAACCAGGAGGGCAACAGCGCGAACGCCAAGCTGCGCGAGGCGCTGACCCATTCGGTGCCCTACGACCAGATCATCGAGGAGGTGGCCCACGGGTTCGCCGACAGCTACTACGGGCCCTTCCCGCCGGATGTCCCGGGCTTCAACAAGGAACTCAGCGTCCCGCGCACGATGGACAAGGAACTGGCCCGCCGGCTCGTGGCCGAGTCGGGAATCGAGAACCCCACCATCGATTTGATGATCAACCCCGCGGCCCCCAGCGTCTCCACACTGGCAACCATCCTGAAGGCCGGATGGGAGGAGATCGGCGTCAAGGTCAACATCGACTCGCAAACCCCCACTTCCTTCGCCACCCGGTTCAACACCGGCAAGTACGGGTCCGCGCTGCTCTTCGAGGGCGCCGGTTCGGTGGCCGCCTACGAGCTGCGCAAGAAGATGACCTGCGGCAGCAACTTCAACAACCAGCACATCTGCATCGACGGAACCACCGAGCTGCTCGACGAACTGGGTCGGATCCCCGACCTGAAGGACCAGCAGCCGGTCATCGACGCCCTGACCGAGAAGTGGCTCGAGAATTCCTCGACCATCGTCCTCTACCGGGCCCGCTTCACCGCGGTGCTTGCCCGGGACGTCAACCACTTCAAGTACTCCTCCTCACTCCGCTTTTCGGAGTGGGGACGCTAA
- a CDS encoding ATP-binding cassette domain-containing protein produces the protein MNNAETGDLLVIENLNKSYSSGVGGRKRVQILHDVTLGVKRGQTLGLVGESGSGKSTTASCVMGLTDVDSGSIRFDGRELTNLSRPERRSLRKSMQMVFQDPNGSLDPRYTVRDLVEEPLIVHGCKDPAERRRRVAQTLARVGLTEKQAERYPHAFSGGQRQRIAIARALVLNPELVVLDEPVSALDVSIQAQVLNLLAELQDELQLTYLFIVHDLAVARLMSHRIAVMHHGRVVEYGSAAEVFEHTSHPYTRSLLDAVPGASQPAGEELQGANHA, from the coding sequence ATGAACAACGCCGAAACCGGTGACCTGCTGGTCATCGAGAACTTGAACAAGTCCTACTCCAGCGGCGTCGGAGGGCGCAAGCGCGTGCAAATCCTGCATGACGTCACCCTCGGCGTCAAGCGCGGCCAAACCTTGGGCCTGGTCGGCGAATCAGGCTCGGGCAAGTCCACCACGGCGTCCTGCGTCATGGGGCTGACGGACGTGGATTCCGGGTCCATCCGCTTCGACGGACGGGAACTCACCAACCTTTCGCGTCCCGAGCGCCGGTCGCTGCGCAAGAGCATGCAGATGGTCTTCCAGGATCCCAACGGTTCGCTGGATCCGCGTTACACCGTGCGCGACTTGGTCGAAGAACCACTGATAGTCCACGGATGCAAGGACCCGGCCGAGCGGCGCCGCCGCGTAGCACAGACGCTGGCCCGAGTGGGACTGACCGAGAAGCAAGCCGAACGCTACCCGCACGCATTTTCCGGTGGCCAACGCCAACGAATCGCGATTGCCCGCGCCCTTGTGCTCAACCCGGAGCTGGTGGTGCTGGACGAGCCGGTCAGCGCACTTGACGTATCGATCCAGGCCCAGGTTCTCAATCTGCTCGCCGAGCTGCAGGACGAACTGCAGCTTACTTATCTGTTTATCGTGCATGACCTGGCCGTGGCGCGGCTGATGAGCCACCGGATTGCGGTCATGCACCACGGCCGGGTGGTCGAATACGGCAGCGCCGCCGAGGTTTTCGAGCACACGTCCCATCCCTATACCCGTTCGTTGCTGGACGCAGTGCCCGGAGCATCGCAACCCGCTGGCGAAGAACTGCAAGGAGCGAATCATGCGTAG
- a CDS encoding ABC transporter ATP-binding protein: MSVNTEAQVHPVRAQQLESILEIGNLCTNFDLPGSTVRAVRDVSFQLRPGQRLAVVGESGSGKSALAMSLVGLVPPPGRVASGSVKLRGRELVGLGDREISKIRGNDIGLVFQDPMAGLDPLKTIGSQFVDAIRVHQDVSVREAKELACQLLSEVGVEDPRRRINDYPHQYSGGMRQRVLIAMAIANDPVVLVADEPTTALDVTTQRQVLELLEKICDERGNALVMITHNLGIVRQLCDSVNVMYAGRIVEQTSTDALFAEPAHPYTRALLNCMIDPRTTLRGRLPAIPGSPPDLSLDEVGCAFAERCLLGSSQSLCHEQRPEPVLLASGAISRCHFAQTPEGATP; this comes from the coding sequence ATGTCAGTGAATACCGAAGCGCAGGTGCATCCGGTGCGAGCGCAGCAGCTTGAATCGATACTCGAAATCGGCAACCTGTGCACGAACTTCGACCTTCCCGGCTCCACGGTCCGCGCCGTGCGCGACGTCAGCTTTCAGCTTCGCCCGGGTCAGCGCCTGGCGGTCGTGGGAGAATCCGGCTCCGGAAAGTCGGCCTTGGCCATGTCCCTTGTTGGATTGGTTCCACCCCCGGGCCGCGTGGCTTCCGGCAGCGTCAAATTGCGCGGCCGCGAGTTGGTCGGGCTGGGCGACAGGGAGATCTCCAAGATCCGCGGCAACGACATCGGCTTGGTCTTCCAGGACCCGATGGCCGGACTGGATCCGTTGAAGACCATCGGCAGCCAGTTCGTGGATGCCATCCGGGTGCACCAGGATGTTTCGGTGCGCGAGGCGAAGGAACTGGCCTGCCAATTGCTGTCCGAGGTGGGAGTGGAGGACCCACGCCGACGCATCAACGACTACCCGCACCAGTACTCAGGCGGCATGCGCCAGCGCGTGCTGATTGCCATGGCCATCGCCAACGACCCTGTCGTCTTGGTAGCCGACGAGCCAACCACGGCCCTGGACGTCACCACTCAGCGTCAGGTGCTTGAGCTTCTGGAAAAGATCTGCGACGAGCGCGGCAACGCCCTGGTGATGATCACCCACAACCTTGGCATCGTGCGGCAGCTGTGCGACAGCGTCAACGTCATGTACGCCGGGCGCATTGTGGAGCAGACCAGCACCGACGCCCTGTTCGCGGAGCCGGCCCACCCTTACACGCGGGCACTGCTGAACTGCATGATCGACCCGCGCACCACCCTCCGCGGGCGGCTGCCGGCCATCCCCGGTTCCCCGCCGGACTTGTCGCTGGACGAGGTGGGCTGCGCCTTTGCCGAGCGTTGCCTGCTGGGTTCCAGCCAGTCGCTGTGCCACGAGCAGCGCCCCGAACCGGTGCTGCTGGCCAGCGGCGCGATCTCCCGCTGCCACTTCGCACAGACCCCCGAAGGAGCGACGCCATGA
- a CDS encoding ABC transporter permease: MLSTAFRRICVAATTIFGASIFAFILLRVVPGDPARAIAGDMATDESVAALRSEMGLDQNLLVQYWRYVRNIFTGDLGFSYSTGDTVTNLLADRLPATIELGLLAVLFAIGASVLFASLAVYSNRPWADRLLRGASSLAMGSPPFWIALLALMVFSVQFGLFPGPEGRLSPGLVPPEPVTGLYSVDALLSGDASLALNALWHLVLPAAIIAIGPFAFLSRLYRSQLRTTRRETFVMVARSHGLTKFPVFHRHIAPHGLLSILPAGSLLLADLLTGSLLVEKVFGWPGIGSMTADAIIQKDFAVVQAVLLLAAILYVVVSLLADLTLTTVDPRTRVGAR, from the coding sequence ATGCTCTCCACCGCTTTCCGTCGCATCTGCGTCGCCGCCACAACGATTTTCGGCGCTTCCATCTTCGCCTTCATCCTGCTGCGCGTGGTCCCCGGAGATCCCGCCCGCGCGATCGCCGGGGACATGGCCACCGACGAGTCCGTCGCAGCACTGCGCTCGGAGATGGGTCTCGACCAAAACCTGCTGGTGCAGTACTGGCGCTACGTGCGCAACATTTTCACCGGCGATCTTGGCTTCTCATACTCCACCGGCGACACCGTCACCAACCTGCTGGCCGACCGGCTGCCGGCGACGATCGAACTCGGATTGCTCGCCGTGCTCTTCGCGATCGGCGCTTCGGTGCTCTTCGCATCGCTGGCCGTGTACTCGAACCGGCCATGGGCCGACCGGCTGCTGCGCGGGGCCTCCTCGCTGGCCATGGGCTCCCCGCCCTTCTGGATCGCGCTGCTGGCGCTGATGGTCTTTTCGGTGCAGTTTGGACTGTTCCCCGGCCCAGAGGGGCGATTGAGCCCGGGGCTGGTGCCACCGGAGCCGGTCACCGGGCTGTACTCCGTGGACGCACTGCTCTCCGGCGACGCATCGCTGGCGCTAAACGCGCTGTGGCACCTGGTGCTGCCGGCGGCGATCATCGCCATCGGACCGTTCGCTTTCCTATCCCGGCTGTACCGTTCGCAGCTGCGCACGACCCGCCGCGAGACCTTTGTCATGGTCGCCCGCAGCCACGGGCTGACCAAGTTTCCGGTCTTCCACCGGCACATCGCACCGCATGGCCTGCTTTCCATTCTTCCGGCCGGATCGCTGCTGCTCGCCGACCTGCTCACGGGCAGCCTTCTGGTCGAGAAGGTCTTTGGCTGGCCTGGCATCGGATCAATGACCGCCGACGCGATCATCCAAAAAGACTTTGCGGTTGTCCAGGCCGTGCTTCTGTTGGCCGCCATCTTGTACGTGGTTGTCAGCCTGCTGGCCGACCTCACCCTGACTACTGTCGACCCACGAACCCGAGTAGGAGCACGCTAA
- a CDS encoding ABC transporter permease — protein sequence MTLSVASARAAEQRSNPLLVFLKRDVALATFLGLFAALVFALAIGPWLWPLHPDAIDLSNSLQGPSAAHPMGTDDTGRDMLARFLSGGRTSVFAGLLIAVIGAVVGCVLALLAGSMRGWLDTVLTWLTNSILCFPAILLAMAIAMAIGPGVTAVVIGLSIHSFPWYMRTLRSEVMRLYGQDFIRSTDAIGAHPARILFRHVFPHLVPTIILQMAAVFGASILSLAALGFLGLGAQPPTAEWGALITEGQQFFLTGQWWIAGFPGMGLLIAVTLTTLIADRAREVLDPRSDAV from the coding sequence ATGACCCTCAGCGTAGCCTCGGCCCGGGCGGCCGAGCAGCGAAGCAATCCGCTTCTCGTCTTTCTAAAGCGCGACGTGGCACTGGCCACTTTCCTCGGGCTGTTTGCAGCTCTGGTGTTCGCGCTGGCCATCGGCCCGTGGCTGTGGCCGCTGCACCCCGACGCGATCGACTTGTCCAATTCCCTCCAGGGCCCGAGCGCCGCACACCCGATGGGCACCGACGACACCGGACGCGACATGCTCGCCCGTTTCCTTTCCGGCGGGCGCACCTCGGTCTTCGCGGGCCTGCTGATCGCGGTGATCGGCGCCGTCGTCGGCTGCGTGTTGGCGCTGCTGGCCGGGTCGATGCGTGGATGGCTGGACACCGTGCTCACCTGGTTGACCAACTCGATCCTCTGCTTCCCGGCGATCCTGTTGGCCATGGCGATTGCCATGGCCATCGGACCCGGCGTAACAGCGGTGGTCATCGGCCTGTCCATCCATTCATTCCCCTGGTACATGCGCACACTGCGCAGCGAGGTGATGCGGCTGTACGGCCAGGACTTCATCCGCTCCACCGACGCCATCGGCGCCCACCCTGCAAGAATCCTGTTCCGCCACGTCTTCCCGCACCTGGTGCCAACAATAATCCTGCAAATGGCCGCCGTGTTCGGCGCTTCGATCCTGTCGCTGGCCGCGCTGGGGTTCCTGGGCTTGGGTGCCCAGCCGCCCACGGCCGAGTGGGGCGCATTGATCACCGAAGGGCAGCAGTTCTTCTTGACCGGGCAGTGGTGGATCGCAGGATTCCCGGGCATGGGGCTTCTCATTGCGGTCACCCTCACCACGCTCATCGCCGACCGCGCCCGTGAGGTACTCGACCCCCGCTCCGATGCGGTCTAG